Genomic DNA from Chloracidobacterium sp.:
GTGGAAAACCCGCTGGGTACGGCGCACTCACAATCGGCTTGACTTTGACCGTCAAGGTTTATTACCAACCTAGTGTTGTCGGGGCGTGGCTCAGCCTGGTAGAGCATTCGCTTTGGGAGCGAAGGGTCGCAAGTTCAAATCTTGCCGCCCCGACCACCTTCGCCGACCGGGCTTGACCGTTTCCAAGTTGCATTGCATGACCTTTACCGGCGTCTCCGCACCGTTTTGGAAAGCCCTGCCGGGCAAACTCCAACTCTTCGGGGCGTGGCTGGCCGGCTTTGGCCTATTCGGCTTGTTCCTCCTAGCCTACGCAGACGCCATTATCCCACTAACGCCGATCCCAGACGCGACGCTCGCGCTGATTTGTGCGCATAAGGTGGTCTGGTGGTGGTGGGCGGCGGCGGTGGCGGCGTGTGGTTCATCGCTCGGCTGCTGGACGGTTTACTGGCTCGTCCGGCGGCTGCGCCAACGCTTTCTAGGACGGACGCTCCTTGCACGGCAACTCTCGCCGGAACGCCGCGCGCGCATCGAGGCGCTGATTCAGCGGTACGATGTGGCCGTCCTAGCTGCCGCCGCCGTCATGCCGCCTCCTTTCCCTTTCAAGCCTTTTGTGATTTG
This window encodes:
- a CDS encoding VTT domain-containing protein; the protein is MTFTGVSAPFWKALPGKLQLFGAWLAGFGLFGLFLLAYADAIIPLTPIPDATLALICAHKVVWWWWAAAVAACGSSLGCWTVYWLVRRLRQRFLGRTLLARQLSPERRARIEALIQRYDVAVLAAAAVMPPPFPFKPFVICAGLLEFHQGRLLAGLFIGRVIRYGVLAYLSKRYGGEALNLIQQNTSWFFLGVGVVVVILSVHFFTRWFIRRRILHHPSDARSAEAAGVPPDIRAQDA